In Rhodovulum sulfidophilum DSM 1374, the following are encoded in one genomic region:
- a CDS encoding ABC transporter ATP-binding protein produces the protein MNVKPDFNKNANQAATAPAFLSIYDLHAYYGESYIVQGVSFNVHEGEILALLGRNGAGKTSTLRAIARLASPELTYGEIWLDHAALHGMAAHQASAAGMALVPEDRRIIPGLTVEENLQLAQIVPPVGWTLDRLYDLFPRLGERRKQEGVTLSGGEQQMLAIARALARDIKVLLLDEPYEGLAPVIVDEIEKTLVHIKEQGITTVIVEQNAIRALELSDRAVILDTGQIVFDGSAAEVLSNAELRAEYLAI, from the coding sequence ATGAACGTCAAACCCGATTTCAACAAGAATGCGAACCAGGCCGCGACGGCGCCGGCCTTCCTGTCGATCTATGACCTGCATGCCTATTACGGCGAAAGCTACATCGTGCAGGGCGTCAGCTTCAACGTCCACGAGGGCGAGATCCTCGCCCTTCTGGGCCGGAACGGGGCGGGCAAGACCTCGACCTTGCGCGCCATCGCCCGGCTGGCGAGCCCCGAGCTCACCTATGGCGAGATCTGGCTCGACCACGCGGCGCTGCATGGCATGGCCGCGCATCAGGCCAGCGCGGCGGGCATGGCGCTGGTGCCCGAGGACCGCCGGATCATCCCCGGCCTCACGGTCGAGGAAAACCTGCAACTTGCCCAGATCGTGCCGCCGGTGGGCTGGACGCTCGACCGGCTATACGATCTCTTCCCCCGGCTCGGCGAGCGCCGCAAACAGGAGGGCGTGACGCTTTCGGGCGGCGAACAGCAGATGCTGGCCATTGCCCGGGCGCTGGCCCGCGACATCAAGGTGCTGCTGCTGGACGAACCTTATGAGGGTCTTGCGCCGGTCATTGTTGACGAGATCGAGAAAACACTCGTTCATATCAAGGAACAGGGCATCACGACCGTCATAGTTGAACAGAACGCGATCCGGGCCTTGGAACTTTCGGACCGCGCCGTCATACTCGATACGGGCCAGATCGTTTTCGACGGATCGGCCGCCGAGGTCCTGAGCAACGCCGAATTGAGGGCGGAATACCTCGCTATCTAG
- a CDS encoding ABC transporter ATP-binding protein yields MGILEVKGVNKRFGGLQALGDVNLSVPENTVHAIIGPNGAGKSTLLNCLVGKLIPDTGSVMFDGQSVLGRKPHEINQMGISRVFQTPEIFGDLTVLENVLIPCFAKRDGAFRMHAFETVAREGEIVARAEQMLEDVHMLDKAGMQAASLSRGDKRRLEMAMCLVQEPRLLLLDEPTAGMARADTNNTIDLLKEIKATRNITLAIIEHDMHVVFSLADRITVLAQGTPLVEDVPEKIKGHPKVQEAYLGQAH; encoded by the coding sequence ATGGGCATTCTTGAAGTCAAGGGCGTGAACAAGCGCTTCGGCGGGTTGCAGGCACTGGGTGACGTCAATCTCTCGGTTCCCGAAAACACCGTGCATGCGATCATCGGACCGAACGGGGCGGGCAAGTCGACGCTTCTGAACTGCCTCGTCGGCAAGCTGATCCCCGATACCGGGTCGGTGATGTTCGACGGCCAGTCGGTGCTGGGACGCAAGCCCCACGAAATCAACCAGATGGGCATCTCGCGGGTGTTCCAGACCCCCGAGATCTTCGGCGATCTGACGGTGCTGGAAAACGTCCTGATCCCCTGTTTCGCCAAGCGCGACGGGGCGTTCCGGATGCATGCCTTCGAAACGGTGGCGCGTGAGGGGGAAATCGTGGCCCGGGCCGAACAGATGCTCGAGGACGTGCATATGCTCGACAAGGCGGGCATGCAGGCCGCAAGCCTGTCGCGCGGCGACAAGCGGCGGCTGGAAATGGCGATGTGCCTGGTGCAGGAACCGCGGCTCCTGCTGCTCGACGAACCGACCGCGGGCATGGCGCGGGCCGATACCAACAACACCATCGACCTGCTGAAAGAGATCAAGGCCACCCGCAACATCACCCTGGCGATCATCGAGCATGACATGCATGTCGTGTTCAGTCTCGCCGACCGGATCACGGTTCTGGCCCAGGGCACGCCGCTGGTCGAGGATGTGCCCGAGAAGATCAAGGGCCATCCGAAAGTGCAGGAAGCCTATCTGGGCCAGGCCCATTGA
- a CDS encoding branched-chain amino acid ABC transporter permease, translated as MFGLSARDTRFLLIVIALTLVTPILLQPFPEGSSLAQFNAGYPDLMQKFAIFGIFAIGFNILFGLTGYLSFGHAAFLGVGSYTVVWMYKLLGYNVLPGLLLSVVISAAFALLIGFISLRRSGIYFSILTLAFAQMSYNLAYSVLTPITNGETGLQVYASDPQILAGSGAPTSPHLFGLVMRESAQLDLGGWVFTFNIGYYFCALMAILAFYISLRIFRSPFGMMLRAIKTNQTRMNYTGLNSRPYTLAAFVISGMYAGLAGGLLAAMDPLAGAERMQWTASGEVVLMTILGGAGTLMGPVLGAGFIKYFENIFSKINDGVLHSWFAFLPDGLENFVVACFHPFVGKGWHLTLGILFMLVVIFLPGGLVEGMQRLRSLFRRRGKTGGPRRKDPEHRPHTPPHVAE; from the coding sequence ATGTTCGGACTGAGTGCCAGAGATACCCGTTTCCTGCTGATCGTGATCGCGCTGACCCTGGTCACGCCGATCCTCTTGCAACCCTTCCCCGAAGGCTCGAGCCTTGCGCAATTCAACGCGGGCTATCCGGACCTGATGCAGAAATTCGCCATCTTCGGGATCTTCGCCATCGGCTTCAACATCCTGTTCGGGCTGACCGGCTATCTTTCCTTCGGCCATGCCGCCTTCCTGGGCGTGGGCTCCTACACGGTGGTCTGGATGTACAAGCTTCTGGGCTACAACGTGCTGCCGGGGCTCTTGCTGTCGGTGGTGATCTCGGCCGCCTTCGCGCTTCTGATCGGGTTCATCTCGCTGCGCCGCTCCGGGATCTATTTCTCGATCCTGACGCTGGCCTTCGCGCAGATGAGCTACAACCTCGCCTATTCGGTGCTGACGCCGATCACCAATGGCGAGACCGGGTTGCAGGTCTATGCCAGCGACCCGCAGATCCTTGCCGGAAGCGGCGCCCCCACCAGCCCGCATCTGTTCGGCCTGGTGATGCGCGAATCGGCGCAGCTGGACCTCGGCGGCTGGGTCTTCACCTTCAATATCGGCTATTATTTCTGCGCCCTGATGGCGATCCTGGCCTTCTATATCAGCCTCAGGATCTTCCGCTCGCCCTTCGGGATGATGCTGCGCGCGATCAAGACCAACCAGACCCGGATGAACTATACCGGGCTGAACTCGCGCCCCTATACGCTGGCGGCCTTCGTGATCTCGGGCATGTATGCCGGGCTTGCGGGCGGACTGCTGGCGGCGATGGACCCGCTGGCGGGGGCCGAGCGGATGCAGTGGACCGCCTCCGGCGAGGTCGTCCTGATGACCATTCTCGGCGGCGCCGGCACGCTGATGGGGCCGGTGCTGGGGGCGGGCTTCATCAAGTATTTCGAGAACATCTTCTCGAAGATCAACGATGGCGTCCTGCATTCCTGGTTCGCTTTCCTGCCCGACGGGCTGGAGAATTTCGTGGTCGCCTGTTTCCACCCCTTCGTGGGCAAGGGCTGGCACCTGACCCTGGGCATCCTGTTCATGCTGGTCGTGATCTTCCTGCCCGGCGGGCTGGTCGAGGGGATGCAGCGCCTGCGGAGCCTGTTCCGGCGTCGGGGCAAGACCGGCGGGCCGCGGCGGAAGGATCCCGAGCACCGCCCCCACACCCCCCCGCATGTGGCCGAATGA
- a CDS encoding branched-chain amino acid ABC transporter permease — protein MDAIILQILNGLDKGSAYALIALGLTLIFGTLGVVNFAHGALFMIGAFCAVTMQRLLSLSYEEIDPTRTDFLGNPLKVEVPYVEHWFGPEIGGAIIDWSVPFAILLAIPVMVGLGFAMERGLIKHFYKRPHADQILVTFGLAIVLQEIIKYFFGANPIQTGAPPAFSGSFDFGTLLGFDPNVIIYPYWRMVYFLFSLAIVGGVFAFLQFTTFGMVVRAGMADRETVGLLGIDIDRRFTLMFGLAAAVAGLAGVMYTPILAPNYHMGMDFLVLSFVVVVVGGMGSLPGAVLAGFMLGILQSFASMNEVKSLIPGIDQVIIYLVAIVILLTRPRGLMGRKGVMED, from the coding sequence ATGGACGCCATTATCCTTCAAATACTGAACGGGCTCGACAAGGGCTCGGCCTATGCCCTGATCGCGCTCGGGCTCACGCTGATCTTCGGCACGCTGGGGGTCGTGAACTTCGCCCATGGCGCGCTGTTCATGATCGGCGCCTTCTGCGCGGTCACCATGCAGCGCCTGCTGAGCCTGTCCTATGAGGAGATCGACCCGACCCGCACCGACTTTCTCGGCAATCCGCTGAAGGTCGAGGTGCCCTATGTCGAACACTGGTTCGGCCCCGAGATCGGCGGCGCGATCATCGACTGGTCGGTGCCCTTCGCGATCCTGCTGGCGATCCCGGTGATGGTCGGGCTCGGCTTCGCGATGGAACGCGGGCTGATCAAGCATTTCTACAAGCGCCCCCATGCCGACCAGATCCTCGTCACCTTCGGCCTCGCGATCGTGCTGCAGGAGATCATCAAGTATTTCTTCGGCGCCAATCCTATCCAGACCGGCGCGCCGCCGGCCTTCTCGGGCAGCTTCGATTTCGGCACGCTCTTGGGCTTCGACCCCAACGTGATCATCTATCCCTACTGGCGGATGGTCTATTTCCTGTTCTCGCTGGCGATCGTCGGCGGCGTCTTCGCCTTTTTGCAATTCACCACCTTCGGGATGGTGGTCCGCGCGGGCATGGCCGACCGCGAGACGGTCGGGCTTCTGGGCATCGACATCGATCGCCGCTTCACCCTGATGTTCGGGCTGGCGGCCGCCGTGGCGGGGCTGGCGGGGGTGATGTACACCCCGATCCTGGCGCCGAACTACCATATGGGCATGGATTTCCTCGTGCTCAGCTTCGTCGTCGTCGTCGTCGGCGGCATGGGCTCGCTGCCCGGCGCGGTGCTGGCGGGCTTCATGCTCGGCATCCTGCAAAGCTTCGCCTCGATGAACGAGGTGAAAAGCCTGATCCCCGGCATCGACCAGGTGATCATCTACCTCGTCGCAATCGTGATCCTGCTGACCCGCCCGCGCGGGCTGATGGGCCGCAAGGGCGTGATGGAGGACTGA
- a CDS encoding substrate-binding protein yields MTRPTLTRRGVIKTGAYAGAGLALPTIFTSRARAFTNAPTGSTVKFGFNVPQTGPYADEGLDELRAQELAIEHLNGMGDGGMLNTFSSKALDGTGILGKQVDYVTGDTQTKSDAARASAKAMIEKDGVVMINGGSSSGVAVAVQGLCQEAGIIFMAGLTHSNDTTGKDRKKNGFRHFFNAYMSGAALAPVLEKAYGTDRRAYHLTADYTWGYTQQESIQASTEAIGWETVNNVLTPVGAGDFSSYIAPVLNSGADVLVLNHYGGDMINSITQAVQFGLRDKQVNGKNFEIVVPLYSELMAEGAGDNIKGVYGSMNWNWQLSDPGTKAFVKSFGEKYGRPPSNSAHTCYVQTLLYADAVARAGSFDPCAVAEALEGFEFDGMGNGPVLYRAEDHQCFKDVLVMKGKDNPSTKYDILEIVEVTPVDHVTYPPDHPMFGGAEATLGQCNNGA; encoded by the coding sequence ATGACCAGACCGACCCTGACACGCCGTGGCGTGATCAAGACCGGGGCCTATGCCGGAGCGGGCCTTGCGCTGCCCACGATCTTCACCTCGCGGGCCCGCGCCTTCACCAATGCGCCCACCGGCAGCACCGTCAAGTTCGGCTTCAACGTTCCGCAGACCGGCCCCTATGCCGATGAGGGGCTCGACGAGCTGCGCGCCCAGGAGCTTGCCATCGAGCACCTGAACGGGATGGGCGATGGCGGCATGCTGAACACCTTCAGCTCGAAGGCGCTCGACGGCACCGGCATCCTCGGCAAGCAGGTCGATTACGTGACCGGCGACACCCAGACCAAGTCGGATGCCGCCCGCGCCTCGGCCAAGGCGATGATCGAGAAGGACGGCGTCGTCATGATCAATGGCGGCTCGTCCTCGGGCGTCGCGGTCGCGGTGCAGGGCCTCTGCCAGGAGGCCGGCATCATCTTCATGGCGGGCCTGACCCATTCCAACGACACCACCGGCAAGGACCGCAAGAAGAACGGCTTTCGGCACTTCTTCAACGCCTACATGTCGGGCGCGGCGCTGGCCCCGGTGCTGGAGAAGGCCTATGGCACCGACCGCCGCGCCTATCACCTGACCGCCGATTACACCTGGGGCTACACCCAGCAGGAATCGATCCAGGCCTCGACCGAGGCGATCGGCTGGGAGACCGTCAACAACGTGCTGACGCCGGTCGGCGCGGGCGATTTCTCGTCCTATATCGCGCCGGTCCTGAACTCGGGCGCCGATGTGCTGGTCTTGAACCATTACGGCGGCGACATGATCAACTCGATCACCCAGGCGGTCCAGTTCGGCCTGCGCGACAAGCAGGTCAACGGCAAGAATTTCGAGATCGTCGTGCCGCTTTATTCGGAACTCATGGCCGAGGGCGCGGGCGACAACATCAAGGGCGTCTACGGCTCGATGAACTGGAACTGGCAGCTCTCGGACCCGGGCACCAAGGCCTTCGTCAAGTCCTTCGGCGAGAAATACGGCCGGCCGCCGTCGAACTCGGCCCATACCTGCTATGTGCAGACCCTGCTTTACGCGGATGCGGTGGCGCGCGCGGGCTCGTTCGACCCCTGCGCGGTGGCCGAGGCGCTGGAAGGCTTCGAATTCGACGGCATGGGCAACGGCCCCGTGCTGTACCGCGCCGAGGATCACCAGTGCTTCAAGGACGTGCTGGTCATGAAGGGCAAGGACAACCCCTCGACCAAATACGACATCCTCGAGATCGTCGAGGTCACCCCGGTCGACCACGTCACCTATCCGCCGGATCACCCGATGTTCGGCGGCGCCGAGGCGACCCTCGGGCAGTGCAATAACGGCGCCTGA
- a CDS encoding helix-turn-helix transcriptional regulator, producing the protein MTRSALTGTRIRERRTMIGLRQADLARMAGISPSYLNLIEHNRRRIGGKLLVEIARNLDVEASALTEGAAAALIETLREAAADHDAAEAELPRLEEFAGRFPGWAALIADRHRRMRELERTVEMLTDRMTHDPFLSASLHEVISAVTSIRSTAAILADTEDIDPDWQRRFHRNLSDDSRRLAEGAQALVAYLDEGSEDPGVQSSPQEEVEAFLRARDWHLPELERSLPPDPARIVAEAPELTSAPARELALAHLRRYRRDAELMPLQRFAEAARGAGLDPGALAQAFGVDPGAVFRRLAALPEERAGGPVGLVACDGSGTLTFRKPVEGFSLPRFGAACPLWPLYQALSRPMAPVRAVVELGGSAPRRFLTYAICQPALAAGFDGPQVLEAAMLILPEGTVDLPRLAPQPVGTSCRICPRRDCVARREPSILADGF; encoded by the coding sequence ATGACGCGCAGCGCCTTGACCGGGACCAGGATTCGCGAACGCCGGACGATGATCGGCTTGCGGCAGGCCGATCTGGCCAGAATGGCCGGAATATCCCCGTCCTATCTCAACCTGATCGAGCACAATCGTCGCAGAATCGGCGGCAAGCTGCTGGTCGAGATCGCCCGCAACCTCGATGTCGAGGCCTCGGCGCTGACCGAAGGCGCGGCCGCGGCGCTGATCGAGACCCTGCGCGAGGCGGCGGCCGATCATGACGCGGCCGAGGCCGAACTGCCCCGGCTCGAGGAATTCGCGGGCCGGTTTCCGGGCTGGGCGGCGCTGATCGCCGACCGCCACCGCCGGATGCGCGAACTGGAACGCACGGTCGAGATGCTGACCGACCGGATGACCCATGATCCGTTCCTGTCGGCCTCGCTGCACGAGGTGATCTCGGCGGTGACCTCGATCCGCTCGACCGCGGCGATCCTCGCGGATACCGAGGATATCGACCCCGACTGGCAGCGCCGGTTTCATCGCAACCTCAGCGATGACAGCCGCCGCCTGGCCGAGGGCGCGCAGGCGCTGGTGGCCTATCTCGACGAGGGGTCCGAGGATCCGGGCGTGCAATCCTCGCCGCAGGAGGAGGTCGAGGCCTTCCTGCGCGCCCGCGACTGGCATCTGCCCGAGCTCGAGCGCAGCCTGCCGCCCGATCCGGCGCGGATCGTGGCCGAGGCGCCCGAACTGACCTCGGCGCCCGCGCGCGAACTGGCGCTGGCGCATCTCCGGCGCTATCGCCGCGATGCCGAACTGATGCCGCTGCAGCGCTTCGCCGAGGCCGCGCGCGGCGCCGGGCTCGACCCGGGGGCGCTGGCGCAGGCCTTCGGGGTCGATCCGGGCGCCGTATTCCGCAGGCTTGCGGCCCTGCCGGAAGAGCGGGCGGGCGGGCCGGTCGGGCTGGTGGCCTGCGACGGGTCGGGCACGCTGACCTTCCGCAAGCCCGTCGAGGGCTTTTCGTTGCCCCGCTTCGGCGCGGCCTGTCCGCTCTGGCCGCTTTATCAGGCGCTGTCGCGGCCGATGGCGCCGGTCCGGGCAGTGGTCGAGCTGGGCGGTTCGGCGCCGCGACGCTTCCTGACCTATGCGATCTGCCAGCCGGCCCTGGCGGCGGGCTTCGACGGGCCGCAGGTGCTGGAGGCGGCGATGCTGATCCTGCCCGAGGGCACGGTCGATCTGCCGCGCCTGGCGCCGCAGCCGGTGGGCACGTCCTGCCGGATCTGCCCGCGCCGGGACTGCGTCGCCCGGCGCGAGCCCTCGATCCTGGCCGATGGCTTCTGA
- a CDS encoding response regulator transcription factor: MDKRVLLIEDEPNIIEAIRFILARDGWRVDTHAEGSTAFARVAETRPDIVILDVMLPGRSGFDILRDIRSESGLDGLPVLMLTAKGQVKDRDLAERMGASRFMAKPFSNTEVLASVRELTGA; the protein is encoded by the coding sequence ATGGACAAGCGTGTCCTACTGATCGAGGACGAACCGAACATCATCGAGGCGATCCGCTTCATTCTGGCCCGCGACGGCTGGCGCGTCGACACCCATGCCGAGGGCAGCACCGCCTTTGCCCGCGTCGCCGAGACCCGCCCCGACATCGTGATCCTCGACGTGATGCTGCCGGGCCGGTCGGGCTTCGACATCCTGCGCGACATCCGCTCTGAATCCGGTCTCGACGGGCTGCCGGTGCTGATGCTGACCGCCAAGGGCCAGGTCAAGGACCGCGACCTGGCCGAGCGCATGGGGGCGAGCCGCTTCATGGCCAAACCGTTCTCGAATACCGAGGTTCTGGCCTCGGTGCGGGAACTGACGGGCGCCTGA
- a CDS encoding ATP-binding protein, whose translation MIAFDMLVAICLVYVALLFGVAFLAERRGARGSNGWLRSPVIYTLSLSVYCTAWTFYGAVGYAARSGLEFVTIYLGPTLVLIGWWWTLRKLVRIGKTQRITSIADLISSRYGKSNLLGVIVTLIAVVGTTPYIALQLQSVTLSFAVFAAAGTNGPWQPTDLKAAAFSVAVGLAVFTVIFGTRNLDANERHHGVVTAIAVEAAVKLVALLAVGLFVVWGIGGGAQATLARIEASPLAGMPLAPGRWIGLTFLAGAAILTLPRMFQVLVVENEDERHLATAAWAFPAYVFLMSLFVVPIAAVGLAEMPPGANPDLFVLTLPLARGQDGLATLAFLGGFSSATSMVIVAAIALSTMVSNHIVMPLFLHWTRAGATMSGDVRNLVLRSRRLSIGGVLLLGYLYYRLTGGSEALAEIGLISFAGVAQFLPALLGGILWRGATRAGALAGLTLGFALWAYTLFLPSFGEGAVMSASLLADGPWGIGWLRPQGLFGLDGLDPLVHAVVFSMGVNALAFTLVSMLDFPGPMERLQAAQFVNVFDHSPSGQGWSQGRAEAEDLLLMAQRILGADDAQRLFQRAAVDQGKQGYLPDTTPEFLQRLERRLAGSVGAATAHAMVGQIVGRSSVSVEDLMKVADETAQMMEYSSQLEAKSEELSRTARQLREVNEKLTELSVQKDAFLSQISHELRTPMTSIRAFSEILMENGDLPPERLVDYSRIIHQESMRLTRLLDDLLDLSVLENGQVSLHPQPVSLSDLLDRSVAAAGGGSGRAPMTIRRDPAAERVALVTDGDRLSQVFINLVTNARKYCDAAEPELTISVTEEEGAVAVDFVDNGSGIPERSQSIIFEKFSRLTDPRKAGGAGLGLAICREIMGRLGGAIVYLPGQGGAAFRVTLPRGCAEAA comes from the coding sequence ATGATCGCCTTCGACATGCTCGTCGCGATCTGTCTCGTCTATGTCGCGCTTCTGTTCGGCGTCGCCTTTCTGGCCGAGCGCCGCGGGGCGCGCGGAAGCAATGGCTGGCTGCGCTCGCCCGTGATCTACACGCTGTCGCTGTCGGTCTACTGCACTGCCTGGACCTTCTACGGCGCTGTCGGCTACGCCGCGCGCTCGGGGCTTGAATTCGTCACCATCTATCTCGGGCCGACACTGGTCCTGATCGGCTGGTGGTGGACGCTGCGCAAGCTGGTGCGGATCGGCAAGACCCAGCGGATCACCTCGATCGCCGACCTGATCTCGTCGCGCTACGGCAAGTCGAACCTGCTGGGGGTCATCGTCACTCTGATCGCGGTGGTGGGCACGACGCCCTATATCGCGCTGCAGCTGCAATCGGTGACCCTGTCCTTCGCGGTCTTCGCCGCGGCGGGCACCAACGGGCCCTGGCAGCCCACCGATCTCAAGGCCGCGGCCTTCAGCGTGGCGGTCGGGCTTGCCGTCTTCACCGTGATCTTCGGCACCCGCAACCTCGATGCCAACGAGCGTCATCACGGCGTGGTCACCGCCATCGCGGTCGAGGCCGCGGTCAAGCTGGTCGCGCTGCTGGCGGTCGGGCTGTTCGTGGTCTGGGGGATCGGCGGCGGCGCCCAGGCGACACTGGCGCGGATCGAGGCCTCGCCGCTGGCGGGCATGCCGCTTGCGCCCGGCCGCTGGATCGGCCTGACCTTCCTGGCCGGGGCGGCGATCCTGACGCTGCCCCGGATGTTCCAGGTTCTGGTGGTCGAGAACGAGGACGAGCGTCATCTGGCCACCGCCGCCTGGGCCTTTCCGGCCTATGTCTTCCTGATGAGCCTGTTCGTGGTGCCGATCGCCGCGGTCGGTCTGGCCGAGATGCCGCCCGGCGCCAATCCCGATCTCTTCGTGCTGACCCTGCCGCTTGCCCGCGGCCAGGACGGGCTGGCGACGCTGGCCTTTCTGGGCGGGTTCTCCTCGGCCACCTCGATGGTGATCGTCGCGGCCATCGCGCTCTCGACCATGGTCTCGAACCATATCGTCATGCCGCTTTTCCTGCACTGGACGCGGGCGGGGGCCACCATGTCGGGCGATGTGCGCAATCTGGTGCTGCGGTCGCGGCGGCTCTCGATCGGGGGCGTCCTGCTTCTGGGCTATCTCTATTACCGGCTGACCGGCGGCAGCGAGGCGCTGGCCGAGATCGGGCTGATCTCCTTCGCGGGCGTGGCCCAGTTCCTGCCGGCGCTACTCGGCGGCATCCTGTGGCGCGGCGCGACCCGGGCCGGGGCGCTGGCCGGGCTGACGCTCGGCTTCGCGCTCTGGGCCTACACGCTGTTTTTGCCGAGCTTCGGCGAGGGGGCGGTGATGAGCGCGAGCCTTCTGGCGGACGGCCCCTGGGGGATCGGCTGGCTGCGTCCGCAGGGGCTGTTCGGGCTCGACGGGCTCGACCCGCTGGTCCATGCGGTGGTGTTTTCGATGGGGGTGAATGCGCTGGCCTTCACGCTGGTCTCGATGCTCGATTTTCCCGGCCCGATGGAGCGGCTGCAGGCGGCGCAATTCGTCAACGTCTTCGATCACTCTCCCTCCGGGCAGGGCTGGAGCCAGGGCCGCGCCGAGGCCGAGGACCTTTTGCTGATGGCCCAGCGCATCCTTGGCGCCGACGATGCCCAGAGGCTGTTCCAGCGGGCCGCGGTCGATCAGGGCAAGCAGGGTTATCTGCCCGACACCACCCCCGAATTCCTGCAGCGGCTGGAACGCAGGCTGGCCGGCTCGGTCGGCGCGGCCACGGCCCATGCGATGGTCGGGCAGATCGTCGGCCGGTCGTCGGTGTCGGTCGAGGATCTGATGAAGGTCGCCGACGAGACCGCGCAGATGATGGAATATTCGAGCCAGCTCGAGGCGAAATCCGAAGAGCTGTCCCGCACCGCGCGCCAGCTGCGCGAGGTCAACGAGAAGCTGACCGAGCTGTCGGTGCAGAAGGACGCCTTTCTCAGCCAGATCAGCCATGAGCTGCGCACGCCGATGACCTCGATCCGGGCCTTTTCAGAGATCCTGATGGAAAACGGCGATCTGCCGCCCGAGCGCCTGGTCGATTATTCCCGCATCATCCATCAGGAAAGCATGCGGCTGACCCGGCTGCTCGACGACCTGCTGGATCTGTCTGTGCTGGAAAACGGCCAGGTCTCGCTGCATCCGCAGCCGGTGAGCCTGTCCGATCTGCTCGACCGGTCGGTCGCGGCGGCAGGCGGGGGCTCGGGGCGGGCGCCGATGACGATCCGGCGCGATCCGGCCGCCGAGCGGGTGGCGCTGGTCACCGATGGCGATCGGCTGAGCCAGGTCTTCATCAATCTCGTCACCAATGCGCGGAAATACTGCGATGCCGCCGAGCCCGAGCTGACGATTTCGGTGACCGAGGAGGAGGGCGCCGTGGCGGTCGATTTCGTCGATAATGGCAGCGGCATCCCCGAACGCAGCCAGTCGATCATCTTCGAGAAGTTCTCGCGCCTGACCGACCCGCGCAAGGCCGGAGGCGCCGGGCTGGGGCTCGCGATCTGCCGCGAGATCATGGGGCGGCTCGGCGGCGCGATCGTCTATCTGCCGGGGCAGGGCGGGGCCGCGTTCCGGGTGACGCTTCCCAGGGGCTGCGCCGAGGCCGCCTGA
- a CDS encoding FliM/FliN family flagellar motor switch protein: MAEDGHHAILRRILGEDRVSLGGGRGGGNNGAAALRLETARAMRDSFGLTALVEECKADRAGLPEIQAEIGPGSLPILLRTSDGRLGLVVYSSELALALLEWRLIGFLSETAPPDRPLTATDAAVLADLTDPVLDRFGRAMKEADGVDWASGYTQGARIDDPRHVPLIMAAGRYRLYRLRLVAGRGRAGGLIIALPEAAPVLRPRTAENVARPWPEALRAGVLGAELTLNAVLWRSRVSAAAIARFRPGDLIPLPAAALGAVQLEGPGGVAIAGGRLGQAHGDRAVKLDTESGEADASAFDAGPAEIGALAASGLPGSDLPMGEAGGGLDDAGGFDFAAEGLPADGLDQGGEDFPFDPAGFDSDLENALENGLDGGGFGAAPLDLSEDFPSVSA; this comes from the coding sequence ATGGCGGAAGACGGACATCATGCAATCCTGCGACGCATACTCGGCGAAGACCGGGTGTCGCTGGGCGGCGGCCGGGGCGGCGGCAATAACGGCGCGGCCGCGCTCAGGCTCGAAACGGCGCGGGCCATGCGCGATTCCTTCGGGCTGACCGCCCTGGTCGAGGAGTGCAAGGCCGACAGGGCAGGGCTGCCCGAGATCCAGGCGGAAATCGGGCCGGGTTCGCTGCCGATCCTACTGCGCACGTCCGACGGGCGGCTCGGCCTTGTGGTTTATTCCTCCGAGCTGGCGCTGGCGCTGCTCGAATGGCGGCTGATCGGGTTCCTGTCCGAAACCGCGCCGCCGGACCGGCCGCTGACCGCGACCGATGCGGCGGTGCTGGCCGATCTGACCGATCCTGTCCTCGACCGTTTCGGCCGGGCCATGAAAGAGGCCGATGGTGTCGACTGGGCCTCCGGCTATACCCAGGGTGCCCGGATCGACGATCCGCGCCATGTGCCGCTGATCATGGCAGCCGGACGCTACCGGCTTTACCGGCTGAGGCTGGTGGCCGGGCGCGGTCGCGCGGGCGGGCTGATCATCGCCTTGCCCGAGGCGGCGCCGGTCCTGCGCCCCAGAACCGCCGAAAATGTCGCGCGGCCCTGGCCCGAGGCGCTGCGCGCGGGCGTTCTCGGCGCCGAACTCACCCTCAACGCGGTGCTCTGGCGCAGCCGGGTCTCGGCTGCGGCCATCGCGCGGTTCCGCCCGGGCGATCTGATCCCGCTGCCAGCCGCGGCGCTGGGGGCGGTGCAACTCGAAGGGCCGGGCGGTGTCGCGATCGCGGGCGGACGGCTGGGGCAGGCGCATGGCGACCGGGCGGTCAAGCTCGACACCGAAAGTGGCGAGGCCGATGCGTCGGCCTTCGATGCCGGCCCCGCCGAGATCGGCGCGCTGGCCGCCTCCGGTCTGCCCGGTTCCGACCTGCCGATGGGCGAAGCGGGGGGCGGTCTGGACGACGCCGGCGGTTTCGATTTCGCCGCCGAGGGGCTCCCGGCCGACGGGCTCGATCAAGGGGGAGAGGATTTTCCCTTCGATCCGGCGGGGTTCGACAGCGATCTCGAGAATGCGCTTGAGAACGGCCTCGATGGGGGCGGGTTCGGCGCCGCGCCGCTCGACCTTTCCGAGGATTTTCCCTCCGTGTCGGCCTGA